In a genomic window of Chthoniobacterales bacterium:
- a CDS encoding protein kinase encodes MGEPARFGNYEVQRRDDGSAVELGRGAMGITYQARDSRNGALVALKVINADRLGREMSRRRFIREARVAGEVDHPNVARVFQQGEQDGVCFYAMEFIDGETLLALLQREGALPTPRALEIAAQVADALAAAAARGLVHRDIKPSNIMLERSTGATKLIDFGLAKHAADEAGDADASTLTHAGFLGTPHFASPEQLEERELDPRSDIYSLGATLYFALTGRTPFTGSLAQVMSQHLRAAPSRDGLVGQPEAVANLVERMMAKDPADRPASPAVLRQEIRRCLEEIAAAKTGVAGGAPVLDGEGETMTDVVEESEMQTLVPGSILAGRFALLEEYAPGEFGRTFRARNLETGEIVAVLVLDRDLLPTSDAYTRLENAVNALQAIRHPAVVPVHSIEWAPPHCWISREWIEGTPLLELLRRGMSVGDAWHLLTALAGGLDAVQRAGAPCPTLAARWITLVPGPGGGLLPKFNALNLSHVAPRLPAEVRFHRRTGADFVTALAGLAYEMFGGSLAGNSDQTFVPMRDLPAETNLLLRRALHSEHGFHSPGAFAAALGDTLGDRSDAPAGISAQPLPSRN; translated from the coding sequence ATGGGGGAGCCGGCCCGGTTTGGAAACTACGAGGTGCAGCGCCGGGACGATGGCTCCGCGGTGGAACTCGGCCGGGGCGCGATGGGAATCACCTATCAGGCGCGGGACTCGCGGAATGGCGCGCTCGTTGCGCTGAAGGTGATCAACGCCGACCGGCTGGGACGCGAGATGTCGCGGCGGCGGTTCATTCGCGAGGCCCGGGTCGCCGGCGAGGTCGATCACCCCAATGTCGCCCGCGTGTTTCAGCAGGGCGAGCAGGACGGCGTGTGCTTCTACGCGATGGAATTCATCGACGGTGAGACGCTGCTGGCGCTCCTCCAACGCGAGGGTGCGCTTCCGACGCCCCGGGCCCTGGAAATTGCCGCGCAGGTTGCGGATGCCCTGGCCGCGGCGGCCGCGCGGGGCCTCGTCCATCGCGACATCAAACCGTCGAACATCATGCTCGAGCGAAGCACCGGCGCCACGAAGCTCATCGATTTCGGCCTCGCGAAACATGCCGCCGACGAGGCGGGCGACGCGGATGCCTCGACGCTCACGCACGCGGGATTCCTTGGCACGCCGCATTTTGCCAGCCCGGAGCAGCTCGAGGAACGCGAGCTCGACCCGCGGAGCGACATTTACAGTCTCGGCGCCACGCTCTACTTCGCGCTCACCGGCCGCACGCCCTTCACCGGCTCGCTCGCGCAGGTGATGAGCCAGCACCTGCGCGCCGCGCCCTCGCGAGACGGCCTGGTGGGTCAACCGGAGGCCGTGGCAAATCTCGTCGAGCGCATGATGGCGAAGGATCCGGCGGATCGCCCCGCGTCGCCGGCCGTTCTCCGTCAGGAAATCCGGCGCTGCCTCGAGGAGATCGCGGCAGCGAAGACGGGCGTCGCTGGCGGAGCGCCCGTGCTCGACGGCGAGGGGGAAACGATGACCGACGTCGTCGAGGAGTCCGAAATGCAGACCCTCGTGCCGGGCTCGATCCTCGCGGGGCGTTTCGCGTTGCTTGAAGAATACGCTCCCGGAGAGTTTGGCCGCACCTTTCGCGCCCGCAATCTCGAGACCGGCGAGATCGTGGCGGTGCTCGTGCTCGATCGGGATCTTCTGCCGACGAGCGACGCCTACACGCGGCTGGAAAATGCGGTGAACGCCCTGCAGGCGATCCGGCATCCGGCGGTGGTTCCTGTGCATTCCATCGAGTGGGCGCCACCGCATTGCTGGATTTCCCGGGAGTGGATCGAAGGAACGCCGCTCCTCGAGCTCCTTCGCCGCGGAATGTCCGTCGGCGATGCCTGGCATCTGCTCACGGCGCTCGCCGGCGGTCTCGATGCCGTGCAGCGCGCCGGCGCCCCTTGCCCGACTCTGGCCGCACGATGGATCACCCTCGTCCCGGGGCCCGGCGGCGGGTTGCTGCCGAAGTTCAACGCCCTCAATCTCTCCCACGTGGCGCCCCGCCTGCCCGCCGAGGTTCGGTTTCACCGCCGCACGGGAGCGGATTTCGTCACGGCGCTGGCGGGGCTGGCCTATGAAATGTTTGGAGGCTCCCTCGCCGGCAACAGCGATCAGACATTCGTTCCCATGCGCGATTTGCCGGCCGAAACGAACCTCCTCCTGCGGCGTGCCCTGCATTCCGAGCACGGGTTTCACTCTCCCGGGGCGTTCGCCGCAGCGCTCGGCGACACATTGGGAGATCGTTCGGACGCTCCCGCGGGAATTTCCGCTCAGCCCTTGCCAAGTCGAAATTGA